One genomic window of Pelecanus crispus isolate bPelCri1 chromosome 18, bPelCri1.pri, whole genome shotgun sequence includes the following:
- the LOC104038079 gene encoding LOW QUALITY PROTEIN: olfactory receptor 10C1-like (The sequence of the model RefSeq protein was modified relative to this genomic sequence to represent the inferred CDS: inserted 1 base in 1 codon) yields the protein MTSWNHTVVTYFQFLPFSSIPEIQGFLFCLVLLMYLSTLVGNIPIIMITMVDAALHSPICFFLKNLSFLEIGYTTSTVPKMAVNVLTKRKGISFLGCATQTYAFSLLGVTECCLLSAMAYVCYVTVCHALCYATMMSWNKCFLLSVVSWLIGVLVTLGQTAFIFSLPYCGPNRISHFFCDLLHLLKLACVDTYKNEITTYIIAVLFIMVPFLLTVVSYVQVLHSIFKMPSAAGRRKTLSTCSSPLVMVTLFYGSALVTYLRPKAFYSSSCNKLXLSYTLISLMMNPLIYSLRNKEVKKALKRLVAKNINM from the exons ATGACCAGCTGGAACCACACAGTGGTGACCTATTTCCAATTTTTACCTTTCTCCAGCATTCCAGAGATCCAAGGCTTTCTCTTTTGTCTGGTATTGCTTATGTACCTCAGTACTTTGGTTGGAAACATCCCCATCATTATGATCACTATGGTAGATGCTGCCCTTCACTCCCCCATatgttttttcctcaagaaCTTGTCCTTCCTGGAGATTGGCTACACTACATCCACAGTCCCCAAGATGGCGGTGAATGTCCTCACAAAAAGGAAAGGCATATCCTTTCTGGGTTGTGCCACACAGACGTATGCCTTCTCCCTCTTAGGGGTCACAGAATGTTGTCTGCTGTCTGCCATGGCCTATGTTTGCTATGTGACTGTATGCCATGCCCTGTGCTATGCAACCATGATGAGCTGGAATAAGTGCTTCCTGCTATCAGTTGTATCTTGGCTTATTGGGGTCTTGGTGACCTTAGGGCAGACAGCTTTCATCTTTAGCCTTCCATATTGTGGGCCCAACAGGATCAGTCACTTCTTCTGTGATCTGCTGCATCTGCTGAAGTTGGCTTGTGTGGACACCTACAAGAATGAAATCACCACCTACATAATAGCTGTCCTCTTCATCATGGTCCCCTTCTTACTCACCGTTGTGTCATATGTCCAGGTACTCCACAGCATCTTCAAGATGCCATCCGCTGCGGGCAGGAGAAAAACGTTGTCTACCTGCTCGTCTCCTCTGGTCATGGTCACTCTGTTTTACGGATCTGCCCTTGTCACCTACTTGAGACCCAAAGCGTTTTATTCAAGCAGCTGTAACAAAC CTTTGTCTTACACACTGATATCTCTAATGATGAACCCTTTGATTTACAGCTTGAGGAATAAAGAGGTGAAAAAAGCCTTGAAAAGACTGGTagctaaaaatataaatatgtga
- the LOC104028615 gene encoding LOW QUALITY PROTEIN: olfactory receptor 4D1-like (The sequence of the model RefSeq protein was modified relative to this genomic sequence to represent the inferred CDS: inserted 2 bases in 2 codons; deleted 1 base in 1 codon): protein MALLCPTAELHCKQELNDMNNLGSTSDKRTTHARVVEPQNVTNPVMEFVLLGFNTVFKIQQFLFMVFFIVYLMTCLGNITILTTVITDYYLHTPMYFFLANLAFTVITESSVNTPILLPGLLSQHKMVPFNECTLHIFVFHFMGGAHIFLLGVMAADQYVAIHKPLQYLTITNCEVCVGLVAXVIGIIHSATQIALLLXCDPNTLNNFFCNIPQVLKVACIDTYLTELLMVSNSGLLLIVIFVLLLISYTVILVQIGRQITEGKRKALSTCIAQIMAISITFIPGIFIYARPFKTFKLDKMASIFFTVLVPVLNPMIYTLRNTEMKKAIRRLVSRVIGDSSQV, encoded by the exons ATGGCCTTGCTTTGTCCAACAGCTGAGTTACACTGCAAACAGGAGCTGAATGACATGAACAACCTTGGATCAACAAGTGACAAGAGAACAAC GCATGCTCGAGTAGTGGAGCCACAGAATGTAACCAATCCTGTGATGGAATTTGTCCTCCTGGGCTTC AACACAGTCTTTAAGATTCAGCAATTCCTCTTCATGGTCTTCTTCATTGTCTACCTGATGACCTGCTTGGGAAACATCACCATCCTCACCACTGTTATCACTGACTACTACTTGCACACAcccatgtacttcttcctgGCCAACTTAGCATTCACAGTTATCACCGAATCATCAGTAAATACTCCCATTCTACTGCCAggtctcctctcccagcacaAAATGGTTCCATTCAATGAGTGCACCCTTCACATATTTGTCTTCCACTTCATGGGTGGTGCTCATATCTTCCTTCTTGGAGTGATGGCAGCTGATCAGTATGTGGCTATCCATAAGCCCTTGCAGTACTTGACAATCACGAACTGTGAGGTGTGTGTAGGTCTAGTGG GGGTTATCGGCATTATTCACTCTGCAACACAGATtgctctgcttc tctgtgATCCTAACACCCTGAACAATTTCTTCTGCAATATTCCACAAGTATTGAAAGTGGCCTGCATTGACACCTACCTGACAGAGCTGCTGATGGTCTCAAATAGTGGACTGCTCCTCATAGTAATTTTTGTCTTGCTCCTCATTTCATACACTGTCATTTTAGTCCAGATAGGGAGGCAAATCACTGAAGGAAAGCGCAAAGCTTTGTCTACCTGCATAGCCCAGATAATGGCAATAAGCATAACATTCATTCCAGGAATATTCATCTATGCTCGGCCCTTCAAGACCTTCAAACTGGACAAAATGGCCTCCATCTTCTTCACTGTGCTTGTTCCAGTGCTGAATCCCATGATCTACACCctgagaaatactgaaatgaaaaaggccATCAGAAGACTTGTTTCTAGGGTCATAGGAGATTCTTCCCAggtttaa
- the LOC104026463 gene encoding olfactory receptor 10A7, giving the protein MKPTEGPEPGNHTLLAKFVLSGLSNHPELQHLLFFTFCLIYTITIIGNLLIFMVTVHPTLRMPMYFFLRVLSFLDISTASIVVPKMLVNFLSEDRSISYMGCATQLYCVIFLAATECYILAAMAYDRYVAICNPLRYAIIMNSRVCLSLVLLSCCSGNVVSVVQTAWVFTLPFCGPKKINYFFCDIPPLIMLSCTDTSSYEKQIITATVLVIFIPFCLILVSYACIISSILKISSAEGRHKAFSTCSSHLTVVTLYYASGTLIYLRPKSSNSQDTKKVLALMYTTIIPTLNPLIYSLRNKEVKGVLIKIIAELRKT; this is encoded by the coding sequence ATGAAGCCAACAGAGGGACCAGAACCAGGAAACCACACTCTGCTGGCCAAGTTTGTCCTCTCTGGATTGTCCAACCACCCAGAACTGCAGCACTTGCTGTTCTTCACATTCTGTTTAATTTACACCATCACCATCATTGGGAACCTTCTCATCTTCATGGTCACAGTGCATCCCACCCTCCGCATGcccatgtacttcttcctccgGGTCCTGTCCTTCCTGGATATTTCCACAGCATCGATCGTTGTTCCCAAGATGCTGGTAAACTTCCTGTCGGAGGACAGGAGCATTTCCTACATGGGCTGTGCCACACAGCTCTACTGTGTGATTTTCTTAGCAGCCACTGAATGCTACATTTTGGCAGCCATGGCCTATGACCGTTATGTGGCCATATGCAACCCCCTTAGATATGCAATCATCATGAACAGCAGAGTTTGTCTTTCCTTGGTTCTGCTGTCATGCTGCAGTGGTAATGTTGTGTCTGTGGTGCAGACAGCTTGGGTGTTCACATTGCCATTTTGTGGGCCCAAGAAGATTAACTACTTCTTCTGTGATATTCCCCCACTCATCATGCTCTCCTGCACTGACACCTCTTCGTATGAAAAGCAGATCATTACAGCCACAGTGCTGGTCATCTTTATACCATTTTGTCTCATCCTGGTATCCTATGCCTGCATCATCTCCAGCATCCTGAAGATTTCCTCTGCAGAGGGCAGACATAAGGCCTTCTCCACCTGTTCCTCACACCTTACTGTTGTAACACTCTATTATGCAAGTGGGACCTTGATTTACTTACGGCCAAAATCCAGCAATTCACAAGACACTAAGAAAGTCCTAGCTCTCATGTATACAACCATAATTCCCACATTAAACCCCCTGATTTACAGCCTGAGAAATAAAGAAGTGAAAGGAGTACTAATCAAAATTATAGCTGAGCTGAGGAAGACTTAA